Genomic window (Arthrobacter sp. StoSoilA2):
CTCGTTATCGAGTGTCTCGGTGGATTCTGCAGCGATGCTGGTCATTTCTGGGTCCTGTTCCGGATGCGGAGCGGGCCCCTTTTCAGAACCCGCCGGATATGGCGAAGGGCAGAGAATAATCTCTGCCCTGCTGGCTCTGAAGGAAAGTTGGATGCGTGTCAGTTAGACGCGGGCCCCTCCAGAGCCAACGAAAAATACGCATACCAACGCTTAGTCATAGCCACACCATAACCGCGGTTCGTCAAACCGGGCAAATTGGGTCCGTCATGATGACAAAAGTTTGCGGAGGAACTGGAGCTGCTTGATCCAGTGGTGTTCCTGGCCGCCCTCGTGGTTATTGAAGCGGTAGACCTCGATGTCCTTGGCGGGCGCATCTCCGCCCGAAGCCGGGTTTCCAGCGCCGTAGTTGTTGAAGCTTGCAAACACGGTTGAGGGCGGGCAAATATCGTCCATCTGGGCTGCTGAGAAGAGGGCAGGCACTGTGGCTGCCCGGCCGAGATGCACGCCGTCAAAGTAATTCAGCACGGCAAGCATGGGCTCATACTTGTCGCGGTGCCGCCCCAGGAAGCCGGCAATTTCCGGGTATGGCCCACGAGGCGCGATGTCGATCGCACGGGGAAAGTCCTGCAGGAAGGGGACGTCGGGCAGCGCGGCGATCACGCCGTCGAGCCTTCCGGCCATCAGGCCGGCGGCCGCCACCGTAATGCCACCTCCTTGGCTGATACCGGCCAGCACCACTTTGGAAGGGTCGACGGCGGGATGGCTCTGCGCCGCTTCTACCGCACGGAAGGCGTCCACGTAGACCCGGCGGAAGTAGTAATCGTCCTGATGGCCGGCTCCCCGGGTCATCAGGCCTGCATAGCTGATGCCGCCGGCTGACGGATGTGGATCCGGGGTGTCACCGGATACGCCCCCGTAGCCCTGGCCGCGGGTGTCCATGATGAAGTGGGCGTATCCAGCCTGCGCCCACCGGGTGTTCTGGTTGACCAGTCCGCGTCCGCCGGAGTAGCCGATGTACTCCACGACAACGGGAAGCTGCTGCCCTGGCTCAAGGTGCGACGGAACGTGGAGCCAGCCCTTGATGCGGTCTCCCCCGAAGCCGGAGTACGTGACGTCGTACGTGTCCATGACGCTGAGGTAGTTGTCCACCGGCTCAAACGCAGCATTCAGGGGCAAGGCCCGGGCCTCGGCGAGGGTGCGCTCCCAGAAAGCGTCGAAATCAGTAGGCGGAACGGCGCTGGAGGTGTAGTTACGGAGCTGCTCAAGGGGCAGGTCAAAGAGAGGCATGAGGACATCCTACGTCATAGGGTTGTGTCGCCGGTCACCAGGACGGGGACTTACAAGGGAGTGATCAAGAGGTTTCGGTAAGCCGCCCGTAGAGGGGCCATTTGGCGGATTCCAAAGTAGCCGCCGCCCAGGAGTTCCTGGCCGGTGTCCACCCAGTCGAAGAGGGGCAAATCGTTAATCGAAAAGGCCACACGGGGACCAGCTTTGATGACTTCCATCCGATAAAAGCCGCCTGCATCTTCAGCTGGAGGAAGCGGGTCCGCTCCCTGCGCTACAAGTTCGAAGCCGGCACTTTTGCGCAGGTTGCACGTCCTGAAGGCACGCTCCGCGGCGTATTTGTGGCGGAAGTAGGAGATGTGGAGCGTATCAATATCCCCCGAGTGGTACTGCGGATAGTAACCGGTCCGCGGTGCCAGCGAAGCGGAGAACAGATCCTTGCCATCGTGCCCCCGCGCGGAGAAGAACACCATGGCCAGGCCTGGTTCCTCAAGCGGAAGGAACTCCCATCCGATCCGGGCATGGTCCGGGATTTCCTCAGGGCACCAGAGGGTCCAGTGGGCATGGTCTCCGTGTTCCTCTGGGTCAAGGGAGCCCGACAGAACCAGCGCCCTGGTTCCGTCGCCGCCCAAATCCGGGCCGCCGTCGTCGTACACTCCGAACTGGACCGGCCCTTCGGCGACCCAACCAGCGATATCCGAAGGACCCCGCAAGGGGTTGGAGTAGATCAAGCGCCCACTCCAGCTTTGAGGGTGGCAGCCAACCCATAGCCGAGCGCTTCGAGCTGCTCCGCGACGTACACCGCAACCCGGCGCGCACCCGTCTCATGGAAGTGCGTGTTGTCCTCAAGGCCGCCAGCCCAGTGCGCATGCTCGCCGGGAGCGAAGTGGAAGAACAGCTCTTTGGACCCCTCCTCCCCCAGTTCCTGGTACAGCGCGCGGGTCCACTGGTTGAGGTCGATGACGTCCAGCCCCAGCTCCATGCCAAGTTCACGCACGACGGCGGGATAGTCACCCAGCGTCTGCTGCAGCGTTCCATCCAGGAAGTTCCGGCGTTCCACCGGTGTACACAGAATGGGAATGCCGCCCTTGGAACGGACATCGGCCACCATCCGCTTCAGGTTCTCCGTGTAGCCCGTTCGGGCAGCGAGATGCCCGCGCTTTTGGTCGTTGTGCCCGAACTGGATCAGCACGAGGTCGCCCTTAACGGTCTGGTCCAGCAGCTGATACCAGAGGCCTTCATCGCGGAACGACTTTGTAGTGGCACCGCCCTTGGCATAGTTGTGCACCGCAGCCCACCAATAGGTTTCGGGCGCGAGGTGGGCTCCCCAACCGCTCATCGGGTATTCGTAGCTGGGGCAGGCTGCCACAGTGGAGTCGCCCGCGAGGAGGATTTTCATGATTTTCCTTTCATCAAGGAGCTGCTACCCCTTAACCGAACCGATCAGCATTCCCTTGGCAAAGTGCTTCTGCAGGAACGGGTAGAAGATAAGGATGGGCAGGGTTGCCACCACGATCACGGCAAACTTGATGCCTTGCTCGGGCGGAATGTATGACGGATCCACGTTGCCGGTGCCAAGGAGATCCGAGGCGGCGGTGACCT
Coding sequences:
- a CDS encoding acetylxylan esterase is translated as MPLFDLPLEQLRNYTSSAVPPTDFDAFWERTLAEARALPLNAAFEPVDNYLSVMDTYDVTYSGFGGDRIKGWLHVPSHLEPGQQLPVVVEYIGYSGGRGLVNQNTRWAQAGYAHFIMDTRGQGYGGVSGDTPDPHPSAGGISYAGLMTRGAGHQDDYYFRRVYVDAFRAVEAAQSHPAVDPSKVVLAGISQGGGITVAAAGLMAGRLDGVIAALPDVPFLQDFPRAIDIAPRGPYPEIAGFLGRHRDKYEPMLAVLNYFDGVHLGRAATVPALFSAAQMDDICPPSTVFASFNNYGAGNPASGGDAPAKDIEVYRFNNHEGGQEHHWIKQLQFLRKLLSS
- a CDS encoding DUF1961 family protein, giving the protein MIYSNPLRGPSDIAGWVAEGPVQFGVYDDGGPDLGGDGTRALVLSGSLDPEEHGDHAHWTLWCPEEIPDHARIGWEFLPLEEPGLAMVFFSARGHDGKDLFSASLAPRTGYYPQYHSGDIDTLHISYFRHKYAAERAFRTCNLRKSAGFELVAQGADPLPPAEDAGGFYRMEVIKAGPRVAFSINDLPLFDWVDTGQELLGGGYFGIRQMAPLRAAYRNLLITPL
- a CDS encoding rhamnogalacturonan acetylesterase: MKILLAGDSTVAACPSYEYPMSGWGAHLAPETYWWAAVHNYAKGGATTKSFRDEGLWYQLLDQTVKGDLVLIQFGHNDQKRGHLAARTGYTENLKRMVADVRSKGGIPILCTPVERRNFLDGTLQQTLGDYPAVVRELGMELGLDVIDLNQWTRALYQELGEEGSKELFFHFAPGEHAHWAGGLEDNTHFHETGARRVAVYVAEQLEALGYGLAATLKAGVGA